One Vigna unguiculata cultivar IT97K-499-35 chromosome 7, ASM411807v1, whole genome shotgun sequence genomic region harbors:
- the LOC114191163 gene encoding uncharacterized protein LOC114191163 gives MEKPRHPYRTRANRKNMEDWETTQEAVKADICQLKDKVGQILEALKSLKASGEASSAKGEESTYDGPVTFPAYGLPSGYTPLVGEYSETEHASFSFPINTQENETTTFTGPREIVMPKPLNTTIGVNSLDKIKSHSTMQAVSTEVEGTKTKLEILEKRLRAIVGGGNYGFGDVASLSLVRDVTIPHKFKVLEFEKYKGTTCPRSHLTMYCRKMVAHAYDEKLLIHFFQDSLAG, from the coding sequence atggaaAAACCAAGGCATCCCTACAGGACGCGAgcaaatagaaagaatatggaAGATTGGGAAACAACACAAGAGGCCGTGAAAGCAGATATCTGTCAACTAAAGGACAAAGTTGGTCAAATACTGGAGGCCTTGAAGTCCCTAAAGGCATCAGGAGAAGCTTCGTCGGCAAAGGGTGAGGAAAGTACTTACGACGGTCCTGTTACTTTCCCAGCATACGGATTGCCATCTGGTTACACCCCACTTGTTGGAGAATATTCAGAGACTGAGCATGCTTCCTTCTCATTCCCAATCAATACTCAAGAGAATGAAACGACTACCTTCACGGGACCCCGAGAGATTGTAATGCCCAAGCCTTTAAACACCACTATCGGTGTTAACTCTTTGGACAAGATTAAATCACATTCTACTATGCAGGCCGTATCAACTGAGGTTGAGGGAACCAAAACTAAATTAGAAATTTTGGAAAAACGACTACGAGCTATTGTAGGAGGTGGAAACTATGGGTTTGGCGATGTTGCAAGTTTAAGCTTAGTTCGTGATGTAACAATACCTCACAAGTTTAAGGTTCTGGAGTTCGAAAAGTACAAGGGTACCACATGTCCTAGAAGCCATCTAACCATGTATTGTCGAAAGATGGTTGCCCATGCTTATGATGAAAAATTACTAATCCACTTCTTCCAAGACAGTTTGGCTGGGTAG